A window of the Syntrophus gentianae genome harbors these coding sequences:
- a CDS encoding iron-containing alcohol dehydrogenase, with protein MNFEFHNPTHIIFGAGTLSKLGKVASAYGKKALLVTGGGSVKRSGVFDRAVSSLKGAGVSVIECSGVEPNPRIISVKRGAQIARADGCDVVIALGGGSTMDASKVIAAAALYDGDPWDMIGHGQENWAVPTRALPIITVPTLAATGSEMNSGAVISNDDAKVKSFVMADCLFSKVALVDPELTLTVPKDQTAYGVCDIITHVTEGYFNGIDGTPIQDRFAEGVILTAMDWGPKAVADGNDLEARTQVQWASVVALNGWVQVGTDYGFPVHMIEHALSAHHDITHGAGLAVVNPAWMRFAAKARPERFAQFARRIFGLSAANKDDLSLAMEGIDRFEEFLRSIGCPTRLSELGICDGLFARYAEDAVLVVHDENGNLPGRPPMSKADIVGVLRSAL; from the coding sequence ATGAATTTCGAATTCCATAATCCAACCCATATTATCTTTGGCGCCGGGACACTCTCAAAACTCGGGAAAGTAGCGAGTGCATACGGCAAAAAGGCCCTGCTGGTCACTGGCGGCGGCAGCGTCAAGCGTAGCGGCGTGTTTGATCGTGCAGTGAGCAGTTTGAAAGGCGCCGGTGTTTCAGTGATTGAATGCTCCGGTGTCGAACCCAACCCGAGAATTATCTCTGTGAAGCGGGGCGCTCAGATTGCCCGCGCCGATGGCTGCGACGTGGTCATAGCCCTCGGCGGCGGCAGCACCATGGATGCTTCTAAGGTGATCGCGGCAGCGGCCCTGTATGATGGCGACCCCTGGGACATGATTGGCCACGGGCAGGAAAACTGGGCGGTTCCGACCCGAGCGCTGCCCATCATCACGGTTCCGACCCTGGCCGCCACCGGATCGGAAATGAACAGTGGCGCAGTGATCAGCAATGATGACGCAAAGGTGAAATCATTTGTGATGGCCGACTGCCTCTTTTCGAAAGTCGCCCTGGTGGATCCTGAATTGACCCTGACCGTACCGAAAGATCAAACCGCATATGGCGTCTGCGACATCATTACCCATGTGACCGAGGGATACTTCAATGGTATCGACGGCACGCCTATCCAGGACCGTTTCGCTGAGGGGGTTATCCTCACCGCTATGGATTGGGGGCCGAAAGCCGTGGCCGATGGTAACGATCTCGAAGCGCGCACCCAAGTGCAATGGGCATCGGTGGTGGCCCTCAACGGATGGGTCCAAGTCGGCACAGATTACGGATTCCCTGTGCACATGATCGAACACGCCCTGTCCGCCCACCACGATATCACCCATGGCGCCGGACTGGCAGTGGTCAACCCGGCCTGGATGCGATTTGCCGCGAAGGCCCGACCCGAACGCTTTGCGCAGTTCGCCCGGCGCATCTTCGGCCTGTCGGCAGCGAATAAAGACGACCTGAGTCTGGCCATGGAGGGCATTGACAGGTTTGAGGAATTTTTACGTTCTATTGGCTGTCCCACACGCCTTTCGGAGCTTGGCATCTGTGATGGGCTCTTTGCGCGCTATGCCGAGGATGCAGTGCTTGTCGTCCACGATGAAAACGGTAATCTGCCCGGGCGTCCGCCCATGAGTAAAGCGGATATTGTCGGGGTTCTGCGGTCGGCGCTGTAG